Proteins encoded together in one Streptomyces umbrinus window:
- a CDS encoding NADP-dependent oxidoreductase produces the protein MQAITVQDRDAGVGGLALSEVPHPRAAENDVIVEVHAAGFTPGELDWPGTWTDRAGRDRTPSVPGHELSGVVAELGYGTTGLTVGQRVFGLTDWSRNGSLAQYTAVEARNLAPLPADVDHVTAAALPISGLTAWQALFDHAHVVTGQSVLIHGAAGGVGSIAVQLAREGGARVIGTGRAGDRDTVLGLGADAFVDLQAEKLEEIGEVDVVFDVIGGEILERSTALVRPGGTLVTIAEPVTVHPRDGRAVFFVVEPDRARLADLAQRLRDGRLTPVVGAVRPLAEAASAFTPDKRTPGKTIILVTEE, from the coding sequence ATGCAAGCCATCACTGTCCAGGACCGTGACGCCGGTGTCGGCGGTCTGGCCCTGTCCGAGGTGCCCCACCCGCGTGCCGCGGAGAACGATGTGATCGTGGAGGTCCATGCTGCCGGGTTCACCCCGGGTGAGCTGGACTGGCCCGGCACCTGGACCGATCGGGCCGGTCGTGACCGGACGCCGAGTGTGCCCGGCCACGAGCTGTCGGGCGTGGTCGCCGAGCTCGGTTACGGCACCACAGGTCTGACGGTCGGGCAGCGGGTGTTCGGTCTGACCGACTGGAGCCGCAATGGCTCGCTGGCCCAGTACACGGCGGTCGAGGCCCGCAATCTTGCCCCGCTCCCGGCCGATGTCGACCACGTCACGGCCGCCGCGCTGCCGATCTCCGGGCTCACCGCCTGGCAGGCCCTGTTCGACCACGCCCACGTGGTCACCGGTCAGAGCGTGCTCATCCACGGCGCCGCGGGCGGCGTCGGTTCCATCGCCGTGCAGCTGGCCCGCGAGGGCGGCGCCCGGGTGATCGGCACCGGCCGGGCCGGCGACCGCGACACCGTCCTCGGCCTGGGCGCGGACGCTTTCGTCGACCTCCAGGCCGAGAAGCTGGAGGAAATCGGCGAGGTTGATGTGGTGTTCGACGTGATCGGCGGCGAGATCCTCGAACGCTCCACCGCACTGGTCCGCCCCGGCGGCACCCTGGTCACCATCGCCGAGCCGGTCACCGTCCACCCCCGCGACGGACGAGCCGTCTTCTTCGTCGTCGAACCCGACCGGGCCCGCCTGGCCGACCTCGCCCAGCGGCTGCGGGACGGCCGCCTCACGCCGGTCGTCGGCGCCGTCCGGCCGCTGGCCGAGGCGGCCTCCGCGTTCACGCCGGACAAGCGCACCCCCGGCAAGACGATCATCCTCGTCACCGAAGAATGA
- a CDS encoding SRPBCC family protein produces MSMVKEAVDVEVPVHTAYNQWTQFEEFPRFMEGVEEVRQLDDRHNHWTTKIGGVRREFDTEIVDQLPDDRITWRVVDGDTRQRGSVRFERLDDTHTRVELTMDVEPTGAAEKGADALGMIDRRVKGDLHRFKEYVEERGGETGAWRGRIRPENPGSAS; encoded by the coding sequence ATGAGCATGGTGAAGGAAGCGGTCGACGTCGAGGTCCCCGTCCACACGGCTTACAACCAGTGGACACAGTTCGAGGAGTTCCCGCGCTTCATGGAGGGCGTCGAGGAAGTGCGACAGCTTGACGACCGGCACAACCACTGGACCACGAAGATCGGTGGGGTACGACGCGAGTTCGACACCGAAATCGTCGACCAGCTGCCGGACGACCGGATCACCTGGCGAGTCGTCGACGGCGACACCCGGCAGCGGGGCTCGGTCAGGTTCGAGCGGCTGGACGACACCCACACTCGAGTGGAGCTCACGATGGACGTCGAGCCCACCGGGGCCGCCGAGAAGGGCGCCGACGCGTTGGGCATGATCGACCGCCGGGTCAAGGGGGATCTGCACCGCTTCAAGGAATACGTCGAAGAGCGCGGGGGAGAGACGGGTGCCTGGCGAGGACGTATCCGGCCCGAGAATCCTGGCTCGGCCAGCTGA
- a CDS encoding nucleotidyltransferase family protein: protein MPEAKDTAESEHGTLSGAPLAEYSAEMALHPAALGAPEGQGPAPDRHQAILEAAKQVGSLLKRQGHCFAVAGSVAVHAHGGSGRLQNDADFCVRREDADGVAATLTEAGLSVVEPPEDWLWKAKCLGQDIDLLFELAHEPVTSEMLGRAVELPVDSVHMPVLAATDLVWSLLASFSEHHCDFGAVLPIARALREKVDWERVREDCAGAPMPEAFLYLLERLQVIAPASGT, encoded by the coding sequence ATGCCCGAGGCGAAGGACACCGCTGAGAGCGAGCACGGCACTCTGTCAGGCGCGCCCCTGGCCGAGTACTCGGCCGAAATGGCCCTCCACCCGGCAGCACTTGGAGCGCCGGAGGGTCAGGGTCCTGCGCCGGATCGACATCAGGCGATTCTGGAGGCGGCCAAGCAGGTGGGCTCCTTGCTGAAGCGGCAAGGCCACTGCTTTGCCGTCGCGGGGAGTGTTGCGGTCCACGCCCACGGCGGGTCGGGCCGGCTCCAGAACGACGCCGACTTCTGCGTGAGACGCGAGGACGCGGATGGCGTCGCGGCGACCTTGACCGAGGCCGGTCTGAGCGTCGTCGAGCCGCCGGAGGACTGGCTGTGGAAGGCGAAGTGCCTGGGCCAGGACATCGATCTGCTCTTCGAGCTGGCCCACGAACCGGTAACGTCCGAGATGCTGGGCCGAGCGGTGGAGCTGCCCGTGGACTCGGTGCACATGCCCGTGCTGGCCGCCACCGATCTGGTGTGGAGCCTGCTGGCGTCGTTCTCCGAGCACCACTGCGACTTCGGCGCCGTGCTGCCCATCGCACGGGCGCTGCGGGAGAAGGTCGACTGGGAGCGGGTGCGCGAGGACTGCGCGGGCGCGCCGATGCCGGAGGCGTTCCTCTACCTGCTGGAGCGCCTGCAGGTGATCGCGCCGGCGAGTGGGACATGA